CTTCCAGGGGTGGAGAGGAGGCCGGTGTGCAAAGTCAAACTCCAATTGTCAATTAGTGAAGGCCAACACAGGCTGCAGGCTGGGGTGTACAGAGCAGATCAGCCATACTGCAGCACAAAGGCTTCAGTGGGCTCAGGGTCCTCACAtcaacatacacaaacataactGAAGGGGTCGAGATGGTCCTGTGACCAGCAGGGCTGCTCCAGACTGAGCAAAGGCCATCGGCAAACATCCTCCACGCCAAGTGAGGACGACTGCTCATAAACAAGGagccacacacacccacacacacacacacacacacacacacacacaatgaagaTGAAACATGAGGTTTCACTGACTTTTAACTGAACAAAATGATGTTGTCCAACTTTTAACCTTCAATCCAAAACAGTAGGTAAAGGAAAAGGACTTTAGTAAGACTGTACTAATGCTAATATATGACACACATATGAGTAGTGTGTCAACTAGATGCACAAATACTGGTCCAATGTAGAGGTacataaagtgaattaaatactgtattcaaaatgtcaaacaccaTATGCATCACTTAGATGCTTAGAAAGCGTGATTGTCGTATGTAAAGATTTAACTTCCAGCTGCACTGATCAACAAGTTGATAATAACAATCTATGAGatgtgaaaagtgaaatgatTGATGAACACAGAGATGGATCCCGATCACCTGGGTGTTCTGAATCTACCCATCATCATCTTTAAACCACTGTTCTCTACTTGGCCATCACCAAACAAGGGGCAGACACAGCTAACAACTAGCTGCTGGATGTAGTTGCACATTGCTCTCTAAGATAAGAGCCAGATATTTCTACAGTCCTCACAAAGTCAGAAACGTGACTCTACattggtgttaatgttgtttaacCTGGTGAAAATGGTGATGTTACTGTGTTCTGCTGGAAAGCATTAAATCTTTACCGTACTAGTAAAATGTACCCGCAGAATTACTCGTATCACtattttactgtgtattactgcTGTTTTTACAATAGCAGATTTTTTAGTGACCTTTTTAGCAAAcagctttttgctttttgttattttttgtcacTAGAAATAAGCCTCATCCCACTCAGTCATTCAGGATGCTTTGAAATCAGTGGCAGATGCTTTCAAAGATCTCCTTGTCCTGTTAAACTGCTgcattaattatattaattatttcatttgctCATCAGAATATCAAGCACAGCTACTGTACTGTGTTCAAGCAACGACAGATTCCTAACTCTGAAAAGTCGGTAAAGTGTTTGGGAGACGTCAGCGTCTCACGTGGGGCCCCTTCTGCTCTGCTGCCAGCGGCCCCACCAGCTGCAGGTCACATTGCTGCTTCATTACTGTTTGCCCGTGGCCCTGTGACCCTCCTGCCTTCATTTGCACCTCGGTGAGGACCACTCCATCACTGTTCAGGGGCCGAACCTGTGAGgccctgacacacacatctTACCACAGACGTGATGAGTGGCTTCACGTATGAGCTGAGGGTGAACGTGAACACATTTAGAATTAAactattttttactttttacgCTACGAGCAAACGTGTCATGTTGTAATGTGGTTTTTAcagattgtttaactgtaatCTTCCAGATTTGTCCATCTACatcttcatacacacacatactgtgtcaACTAAGACTTAGAGTCAGTTATaaccatgtaaaaaaaaaaaaaaagtttaccaGTACGAACCACTTTAAATCCCTTTTTTGAATAAtcaaaaaaatataacaatgCTTTTTAACACATACATTAAAAAGTGTGAAGCTGACTTTGGAGTAATACCAGTATTAATACCAGTATTAATACCAGTATTAATACCAGTATTAATGTGTATAATTCACTTCCTCATCTTAGCATTTTGTGTCCATATTCAGTACCTGTGTCCTCACATGCAGATCTGAACGTGTTAGCCGTATGTTGCACCGCAACGCTGATTGTAGCAAAAGGGTGCCAGTGATGGAGAAGTGTCTCGATAGATTTCCCAACCTGGACACTTCTCCATCAACTCGCCAATTTAATTAGGTGCAAAAGAAGCCGCTTTCACTTAGCGCAGCAGTGCGGACAcagttatttaaagaaatgtcaCCAGGCCAAAAGTTGGATTATTGAAGTTGAATGCACGAGTGCGATGTGAGAGATTTACACCCCAAGTAAAACTTTTTAACTCACATAGTGAGTGCACTCCGTCCAAAAACAAGGTAATTTACAATATCTGGTTGGTGCATCGGAGTCTGTAATCCAGTGTTGAACTGCCAAGTCACATGAATCTATGTTTGTCCAGATAGAGACTTTCTatccaaacaaaacagaaaccatgGTAACTACTGCATGGACAGATGTTTACCGCCGGCCAAGGGCCTGACATTATGACATCCGGGTCGCCCAACATTCAACCTGGCTTGATATGTCTTAACATTCTCTgatgtgatatttaaaatatttttatttctgtattttcttacaCAAATGGTAACAAATGGTAACTACTATGACCATAGGTCAAGTCTGGCTGCGGACTTTTGTTGCATGTACACCATCTGTCTTCACTGATAACTAACGGGACAAAATAATTCAGAAATAGATCCAACTGTAGTTGGAGATAAAACACActtagaaaacagaaatagagaaaacaaacgtttttaatttattattaaatgacataaataaaagcaaGTTCAAATACAAATAGATAGTTTATGTACATGTGTCTGTGCAGGGGGGAACAAACCCTGCCAGGATGCAGAAGGCACTTGTGTCTCTCAGTCCGACCTCGGGACATTTGTATTGGCATCAGGAAAAGGCACATTCACATGGGAACACACTGGACGTTAATTTATtctatatacacacatatacacatttatgTTAGCAGAACCCTTCTTTTATCTCATACAtaggaagaaaaactaaaatgtaagcAGTCGCTCAAGTGGCTGTGTGGAGCAACAGGtactgaaataaagtaaaatagtaTTGAGTATATATGTGTCATAAGGCTTCTTCCTCTCCTAAGCCTCATTGTTCTAGTGTGATATTGTCCAACATGGAAGGAGATGATTGTCATGTTCATCAGCTTTGCTCAGAATGACTCCACATTCACTTTACATCTTTTTTAGAATGAGACTCTGTGGAATGAATCATCTTTAAGCTTTTAATCACAAACAAAGGGATCCTCGCAGGTCTTGGGACGTTTCCAGAGCTTCTCCAGGactgcatttctgttttcagtcctGCCCTTTACAGAGGACACTCAGGCTGCACAGTTGGGGAGTTCCAGCCGCTGCTCAGTAGCTCTGAGCTACAGGGTGCCCAGGATGCGGTCAGCCTGGCAATGGAGCTCTCGAACTGGGCCTCTCCAACACCAACCTCGCTCAGGCTGGGGTCGTACATGGAGGATGGCGTGGAGACGGGCAGTGAGGAGGTCAGGCCTGTGTAGGAGGAGCCCCTCAGGAACTGGGAAGTCAAACCTCCAGGTATGGACCCTGAGGTCGAGCCTGATGGGGTGAGGGTGGTGCCGGCTACTGACCACAGGCTGGGGTACTGACTGTGGACAAGAAGGTAAGTTGTTAGTATTTTGATGGAATTATTGAGCTGAATCCCTGTAACTAATGAACATACACTGCCTtttataaacacatacaaacatgtatttaatcTGGTGAAACTCAAGTCTAAACACCGAGAAAGGAAGAgaatcaaaaagacaaaacggCTCACCTGGAATTAGATGTGGTGTTGGTGGTGTGGGGCAGAGTGCCCATGCCTGTGGAGTTGGGGATTTGAAGAGCAGACCAGCTGTCATGAGTGGGCAGAGTCCCTGAAGAGTTGTCCATGTAGTTGTCTGCAAATGAAGTCAAGCAAAGCCACACGTTGGTACCAGTTCTCCTTTTCAACCTGACTGTGAAGTGTTAAGATGTGTTATAATACACAGATGTGAATGCCGTCTTACTTGTGTTGGAGGTGCGGTGGGGGTAGTGGCTGGGGTACGGCGCAGCCCTGTGGTTCCTCAGGCTGGAGTAGCGCTCACAGTAGGAGCCAGAGGAGTGGCCGGCTGTGCCAGTGAACTGAGGAGGACTGCTGCTGGGGCAGATCGGGCTCTGGCCTGGGAGGAACCAACCTCCAACTGTAGGAATGAATTCACACCATTGAGTCATGCAGGACTTttgtatttgaacattttagatGATGCTTAACCAAGAAAAACTCACGTTGAGAGTAGCCAGACTGTTGACTGTCTGCGCTGTGATCAGGGACTTCTTTATGGTCGCTCCTGCAATCAGAAGCAACATTAGACTCTATATAGTGCTGATAGTTATATGAATAGTGCTCTATGGGTCATTTCAGGTTTAACATGTACCTTTCTTTAGCATCCAGGAAGGCTTTGGCGAAGGGATTGTGCTTTATCTTCAGAGCAGTGATCTGTGAGGAGGAAGAGACATCAAGAGCAATTAGACATCAATTAGTATTTGAATCGAACTTGATGCAGAATATCATAAAGAGCAAACACTGCGCACAACTGACCTCTTCGTTTTGATAAGCAGTGACGGCAATGAACTGTGTTTCGGAGAAAGACTGGCTGCTGATCATCTTCTGAATGCCTCCAACCTTCACGATGTGTATCCTCGGCTCGTATTTGTGCAGAGAATTCAGCATGATCTACAGAAGGAAATCAAATTGATGAATATGGTGAAGATTTAGCAGAAACGTGACATGAATTTAGTGGTTTCCTGAGGAAAATCTattggtttttgatttttatctatttgtttgtttttttattgagagATAAAAAAGAATCTAAAAATCTATATTCCAGTGGTTTAGTTTaatgtaacataaataaataacttcaggttaaataacttgttagaATGAATATCTGCCAGTGTTATGTCTAGTCCTGCAGGCCGAATGTAGTTCCATAAAACTTCATCTTTACGCATGAACTGTGGGTAAAACCTTCTCACCTGTCCGCCCCCGTTCAGTTTATTGGAGAGTTTGACTTTGCTGAAGGAGACGGGCGCTTTCATCCAATGCGCTCCAAAGTTGGGGGAGTCCGGGTGGATGTATACGCAGCTGGGGCTCTGGGGCTCCGGTTTGCCACCGGGGACCCACTCTCCGTTCACGTATTTCCACCGGTTGTTGTCCGCGGCCACGAAATCGAGCAGCACCGAGTACATGGCGTTCGGGTCCAGGCCGGTCACGCTGGCCCTCAGCACCGGAAACATCCTCCTGGAAATGATTGAGGTGAGAATGATTGAGGTTAGATTGATTGAGGTGAGAATGATTGAGGTTAGATTGATTGAGGTGAGAATGATTGAGGCCTCTGTGGAGCTGTTTTGTTTGACAACATTGTTTTCAAACATATTTCTACTTTAGCTCAATCACAAAAAATACAACTCTTTTGGTGTTGTACAAACCTCTAAGGCCTCTAAGGCCTCAGGAGCATTACTTTTATGACACAGTTTTGGCATTAAATAAAAACGTAAGAATATTTTACAAACTAACTCCTCACGGTGAAAAACCCGTGCGTAAAAGTGCGCACGCCCCGTCACCGCGGCCTCCCCGTCAGTCGCTTTATTCAACCTACCTTCCAGTTTTGGTGACAATCATCTCGTTAGTCAACTCTTTGAATTTGTTCCACAACTCTGCATCCTCCAACGTCAGTTTAATATCCCTCTCCGACGCGTCGCCCTTTTCGCTGCCTTTCTGGAACTCGCTCTCCACGGCGCTGAGGAGATGCTCCAGGCGCTGGTCGGGGTTGGAAGAAGTCATATTTCCAAGTAGAGTAGCTAGACCTAAATCCAAGACAGGACTCACTGACTCGGATACAGCTGCTGACGAGAGAGGTCAGGCCTTAGTGATGCAGGTTTCTCAACGCCGAGGCCTCATCATTTAAGGGCCCCCAGGGACCTCATGGGGAGGTGGGGCGTGGTTTGCGCGCACACACCTCGCCTCTCTGCGTCCGACGTCTCCAAACACCGCCCACTTATCAGACTCAGTCCCTCTCACAAAAATACagatatttcatatttatttaaaccaaCTGTTCAGAGTTCAAATATATTTCATCAACTAAACCTTTCTCAAAAAATCCTTctacagctttatgtaaataatcAAACGAGGAGACTTTCCCTGTTAGAAGTGATTCAAGTGGGACGTTTAGGATTTGTAGTTTAATACCTGAATGTTTCTTACAGTCTGTAGCATTTCATTTCCTACACACTCTAATCTGTGCATTCAAACAAAAGAAGGGAAGTGAAGGAAGGGAGCTGTGCCTTTGAACTCAGCTGTATATTTGCAAATAGTGCTAATCTTTTGTTGTCTCAAATCAACATGGGACAGGGGCCTTGTGTTTACTGAGTATGGGCCATTAGGGCAGACTCTGTGTTCCCGTTGTACCAGAGTGTGGGCAGCCCACAAGTGATGGCTGGATTTGAATAATGGGCCTGCATGTCTCCCTCTGATATTAAATATTTGGAGCCCAAGTGCCAGGCTGAGGTTAATTCTGctatttacataaaaaacatcCCTTAACCAAACGCACGTTCACAGAAAACTCTCAAATTTCTAAATCTGCCTTCATTTACTGGCCACGTTTCACGATAAAGAAATTATGAAGACTGATGTTGTGTTAACAGTTGAGCTCCACGattcagagaaataaaatatattactGTGTggatttattaattattgtgtATGTACTGCTACTAGTGATAGAAGTATTGAGGTTTTACACTCAAAggtaaagtaaaacaaaaaaagtccgACTGAAAAGCCACAGTAAAAAGCACTGATGGCTGCAGATCGGcctgtaaaaacagttttctctgaAATGTGGTCAACAGAATTACTAAAAGAGAAGCAGTCCAGTAAAGTTCcacatttatttcagtacaGTGTTTGATTGAATGTACTCGGCTGTTTTCTAACATTCATTTTAGTACAATTTGACCTCACTACATTTATCTCTGCCAGTTAAACATGTAGTAGCAGCATCGTTACTTGGCCCTCTGTGATTGGTTAGGAGGGTGAGCCTCACTAAAAACACTTGatgttaaaaacacttttttgttaaAACACACCCTCAAAAAATGAAACCTTGACTTTACTGAATATCATCAGGTTCTACAGAATTAAATTATGTCAGTTGAAAGTAAATATTTGAAGGAGCTAACCTAACTGatatattgtgtatattttttatctgtaaattaaaataaaaaggtttttaagtACTTCTAGCATCACTGTTACTTTTCAGTTATTATTCAGTGGCCCTTCAAACAGAGGTGGTTGTTTActtgtacttagttacttttaTTCCTAATTAGCTCAGTAAAGTCTTACTTACTTATATTCAGCTGTCATTTACCAAACTCGCTTACAGTACTCAGTATTTTATTTGCAGCAAAGGTTTTGGGTTTCagatctttctttttctctgactccactgtctgt
Above is a genomic segment from Anabas testudineus chromosome 11, fAnaTes1.2, whole genome shotgun sequence containing:
- the tbxta gene encoding T-box transcription factor T-A, with amino-acid sequence MTSSNPDQRLEHLLSAVESEFQKGSEKGDASERDIKLTLEDAELWNKFKELTNEMIVTKTGRRMFPVLRASVTGLDPNAMYSVLLDFVAADNNRWKYVNGEWVPGGKPEPQSPSCVYIHPDSPNFGAHWMKAPVSFSKVKLSNKLNGGGQIMLNSLHKYEPRIHIVKVGGIQKMISSQSFSETQFIAVTAYQNEEITALKIKHNPFAKAFLDAKERSDHKEVPDHSADSQQSGYSQLGGWFLPGQSPICPSSSPPQFTGTAGHSSGSYCERYSSLRNHRAAPYPSHYPHRTSNTNNYMDNSSGTLPTHDSWSALQIPNSTGMGTLPHTTNTTSNSSQYPSLWSVAGTTLTPSGSTSGSIPGGLTSQFLRGSSYTGLTSSLPVSTPSSMYDPSLSEVGVGEAQFESSIARLTASWAPCSSELLSSGWNSPTVQPECPL